Sequence from the Caldanaerobius fijiensis DSM 17918 genome:
GCATCATGAATGTCCTGTGGGGAGTGGATGTTAACCGACTTCAAGTTAAATTTTTACATAAAATCAACAAATTTTTAACATTAGTTGTGTATAATGATGCCGAGAGGTGATAAATTTAGCACAATCAACTTACAAGGAAGACCTTAAAATATATGACACCTGAAGAATATTTTTTACAGGAGATTAGTAAAACTATTAGTTATGCATAATGACTACAACGGATGAGATTATATCGCGATAAAATGTAAGATTATGGTTTCTGTTTCCCCTATAGGGGGAAACAGACATATCATACGTGGTTACAATTTATGATTTTATCAATTCTGTAAAAAGTGTTGTATTTAATATTGTAATTTACAAAAATTATATTGCTATTTAATTAGAACTTATTCTCCTCTTTCACTTCACCATTTTCTAAGGTATAATTTTCGTGAGTTTTATGGGTAAGCCTTTTTTCATTATCGTGATTACTGCTATGATTGCTATGATTATTATGGCCTCCACAGCAACCACCCATACCTGCTTTATACATTAAGAAATGAATCAAAAACATAACACCTGCAAATACTATTATATACAATATTTCGCTGTTCATATTAAACTCTCCTTTCTAATTACCTCTACCCTCTATGGGTATTATAGACGATGTCTTTGAAATAGTCAATTAACTTTATTTACCGAGGATAAATTTATTGCTTAAACTTATCAGGGCGTATACAACCCCTCCAGCGAGTATAGCGATGTTAAATCCAAATTCCATTGACAATATAACAGATAATACGGAGCCGGCTATGGACATTACTCCGTTAACACCCCACATTACAGCTATTATATCGTCATTGCCACTGGCGCTTAATATCCTTATACCTCTGGGGAACGGCATCCCCATAAAAAAGCCCTGAATCATAACCAAAGCTGTTGAAATAAGTATTTTATTAAGTAAGTTAAAGTGAGATGTAATGTTAAATATTGTACTAAGTGAACTTACCAGCGCTATACTTATCCCCACCACTATTAAAGCAGGCATATATATTTTTTTAAGGGGATTAAATAGCCCTATATTGCTAAAATATCCTCCTATCCCACTGCCTATTAGCAGCGCAGCAAGTATGTAAGTAAAAGCAATTACAGGATGTCCTAAATAAAGTATAAATTTCTGTATCAGTGGAGTTTCAATAAGCATATAACCGATTCCCAAGCCACTGAAGTATAAAGCAGGTTTTAAAATTTTATTGCGTGATACAATTGGTGCAAATAATACAACACTGCCCAATAATACAGTAAATAGTATCACCATTAATACCAGTAAAGTTTCTTTATTAAAGTTATAAAAATACGGTTTATTATCAGTTGCAGGTGTTGCGTTGAAAGGGAAACCCGATTCAAATCCTGTCAGGGATAAGTGCCCATTGCTTATATGATAAAGCGGACCTTTTTCGGCAACGTGTGGTATATACAGTGGAGAATTCTGGCCTTTTGCAGCAGTATATTTCAGCTGATTGCTTTCCGTCACGGTAAAAGGTTTATTTTTTACAATAAGCATCGGATAGTGAATATGCTCGTCGCCGGCTTCGTTTTGCGCCATTTTTTGCCTAAATATAGCTATATACTTTGGAGTGTCTTTAATTGGTATACCTTTATTGTTTAACGCGTGGATAATAGTTGCTGCTAATTTACTTAAGTCCTCCTCGTCATGAGCTAAAAATGCGATTTTCCCGTTTTCAGCAAGATGATCCATGTAATCCTGCACTGCCTCTATGGTATACAAATAATTTTCTGAAAGAGCATATCCTATATTTTGCGATGCATTGGTCATAACCAATGATAGGTATATAACGTCATACTTTTCTTTTGATTTTCTTATAAAGTTTCTACCGTCTTGTCCGTAAATACGCACCTCCGGCCTGCCGTAAATATTTCCGTTAAATCCCTTAAAGTATTTTACCGCATCTATACTTGACGTGTTAATTTCTACGCCGGTTATATCCTTGCTATTCCCGGTCAGTGCATAAAGTATGTCTCTTCCTCCGCCAGGTCCGATTATCAACGTCTTATCATTGCGCCCAAAAGAAAAGGGCAGGTATTCAATATCCTTCTTGTATTTATTTAAGCTGCTTATTTTACCGTCAAATTTATACATAGGCGCATTGGCAGCACCGTCAATCGTCAATATCATCTCATTGGGATCTCCTTCTATTTTTATAACATCTGTTCTGGAAAATACATTCCATTTAGTAAATACAATTTTACCTTTTTTACCAGATTCATAAAGGCTGCCAAGGGTTTTTGTTTTATTTGTGATAAACCCATTGAAATTTTGTTCAATCGAATAAACATATCGGGCCGGGATAAAAAGACCAATTAAAAATATCGTCAGAAGAATACAGCTGGACACCGATTTCACTTTAAAATGTTTTGCGCAAAGCAAAGCCGCCAGCGATGAAATAATACATATCAAAATTACAGACCTGAATATTCCAAGGTTATTTAATGACAGCAATACAACTACGCTGCCTAATCCCGACCCTATCAGGTCTGCAAAATACAACTTATTGCTTATTCCGGCCAGTTCTCTAAATACAGATGAAAAATAATATCCACCTATTACAAAAGGCAGGGCCGCTAAAATCAAGTAAACCAATAAATCATTTTGAAAGGGCAAGATATATATAATACCCAATGAAGCTATATAGGAAATAGACAGCATTATAATACTTTTATACAGTGATTGGACCTCAAAGGCATTGACTTTTTGGCGTTGGTTATATGCTACTATGCCGCCTATACCTAAGCCGAATATGGCAAAAGATGTGATTAAAAATGTATAATGATACCAGAACAACGTGGAGTATATTCTGTTCAATATCACCTGATAAATAAATAGAGAAATTGATACCAGGCTTACGCTGAGTAGAATCACGCTTTTTTTATCCTCCTTTTCTTCTTCCTTGGCTTACATTCCTAATGGCAGTTTAAACGGCAATAATCTGCTTAAAAATGCCGTTAAATCCTGAATCTTGCCGAAGATCGTCAGGAACCCCAGGAAAATCAGAAAAGTTCCCAAAATTGCTGATATAATATTTTGATATTTCTTTGCTTTCTTTATGACATTAATCGCCTCTGGCATATAGTAACCTACCAGCAAATATGGCACCGCAAGGCCTATAGAAAACAGGAACATGGTCTTCATACCGATTAGCGTACTTCCCGTCGTGGCGGTATATATTAACATGGAATATAATACCGGCCCTATGCAGTGGGAACACACTATAGCAAAAAATAGGCCTATCAAAAAAGTAGTAAGATACCTGGAAGATGTTTTAATGTCATGTGCACTGTATTTGCTTAAAAATGAAAAGTTTAAATTGATTAAACCGATTAAATTTAAACCCATTGCTATAATCAGTATCCCGCCGATTACGTTCATTACCGAAATATAACTGCTCAACCACTTACCTATAGTACCTGATAACCCACCGACTAAAGTAAAAACGATTGTAAAGGCAAGTACGAACACAAAGGTATTAATGAGAATAAACTTTCTCATCGTCCTGTGAAATTCTACGTCCTTTAGATCTTTTATGGACATGCCGGTTATCAGCGAGAAATATACGCTTATCATGGGTATTATACATGGGGATAAAAACGAAGCAACGCCTGCTATAAAAGGTAATGCATAAGACACCTATAGTTCCTCCTTATTTTAAGAACCTTTCGTCCCATTTATATACTCTGGATTTAACCCCGCCTATGTCCCGCAACTCTAACTGAATATATTTGGTATTGGGTGTGATCAAATTTTTGCCGTTTATCTTTTTTGGTATTTTTATAAAGGCGACAACGTGATGCCCAGAGCCCTCTATTGACCATTTTACATTGTCAACCTTGAGACCCTCGCTATTAGTAAACAATACCTTTCCGCTTAAGTCGAGTTGAGATAGATCCACCTGATGGTTGTCTAAAAATACCTGAAAAACCAGATTGTCTTTATCATCTTGTATGGGATTCATATAGCTTACGCCAATGCTTATATCGCCTTCATCGTTGGTTATCAGAAGATCCTGAGGACTTATCTTTGTAGTAGATGTGTTTGCTGCTTTTAATGTATCTTTTTTCTCCGATGTTTTATTATTTTGAGTCACTTGCTTGGGATTATCTACTACGTTTTTTGGTTTGGAAAATTTTGATTCAAAATAAAATACAGAAGATATTAATGCTATCACAATGATAACAAATGTTATTCTTTTTACTAATTTGCTCATAAAACAAAACCCCTCCTTATGCCATAATATATCATCAAGGATATGATGTATAATAATGTCACGATAAGCCCGTCCTCAATAGCTTCTCCTCTGGATACTACTCCATTCCCCTTCACTTCCTCCCTACTGCGTTTTTTGAGGACATACATAGCACACAAGCCAGCAACAATTATTGCCGCGCTTAAAACATGGGCAATGGAGAAAGGTCCAAATACTATGGGATTTGTCCTGAAAAACTCAACAATGCCCCTGTTTGCGCTAAAAAATATCAGATACCACAAAATTAACTGTCCATTATAATCGATATTTTTGCGCTTTCTCCACAATACAAAAAACAGGATGTAATCCAGCGTAAATTCATAAACCTGTGCTGGATGAACCCATTGACCATTATATGGGACACCCCAAAACCATTTTTTTGACATAGGAACGCCAAACACGTCACACCCAATCCTGCCTATAGCCTGGCCCAATGCTAGCGAAGGCGCAACTATATCGGCAAAAACCCAAAAATTCTTCTTGTGCTTTTTGGTGTACCATATAGCAAACAATGTCGCAAATATTATAGCGCCCTGTATAGACATGCCGCCGTTATTTATTTTGATTATATCCAGTGGATGACTTATAAAATATTTTGGATTAAAGAATATTACATAGCCCAGCCTTCCACCTACAATCCCGAATAATACCAAATACAAAAGGAAATCTAAATATTCGTTAGCATCTACCCCTTTACGGATAGCCTCTTTATACGCTAGTAACAATCCTGCAACGATTGCAATAGCTATCATCAGGCCAAATAAGTACACAGATATGTGTCCTATCTTAAATAACTCAACCAAGAAAACTCTCCTTCCTTAAATCTTGTTTTCGTATTTGAATAGTCGGAATTAAGTCAAAAAATTACGATTGTGACCATTACGCCAGAGCCATCCCTCCAATTAATCCTATTAACACAACAGATAACACAAGTGCTATTAATAACTTACTTTTCATTTTTTATTACCTCCTTCGTTTTTTTCACATATACATCATACAATTTAATTGTGGAGAAAATATGAAGAAAAATGGTCCGTTATAAGGACCATTTTAAAACTCATCTGGCCATCTTAGGTTTGAATCTTTTAAGCCTCAAAGCATTGGTAACCACAGAAACCGAGCTAAACGCCATAGCCGCACCGGCAATGGCTGGATTCAGAAATCCAAGAGCAGATATTGGTATACCTATTATATTATAAATAAATGCCCAGAAGAGGTTTTGCTTTATATTCCTCATGGTAGCGCGGCTTAATCTGATAGCAGTAGGTATTCCCATCAGATCACCGCTCATAAGTGTTATATCAGCGGCTTCAATGGCCACATCTGTACCTGTTCCTATAGCAATACCTACATCTGATGCAGCCAATGCCGGAGCGTCATTTATCCCATCTCCTACCATAGCGGTTATCTTGCCCTGTTTTTTGAGCTTCTCTACTTCTTCCGCCTTATTCTCAGGCAATACCTCTGCTAAAACATGCTCTATGCCTACCTGCTTTGCTATGGCACTAGCTGTTCGCCTATTGTCGCCTGTTATCATCCAGACCTCTATCCCCATTTTCTTTAGCTGATCTATCGCCTGCTTTGAATTCTCTTTCACCGTATCTGCTACCGCCACAATTCCAGCCAGTTTGCCGTCAACCGCCATTATCATCGCGGTCTTGCCCTCTTCTTCTAGCTTATCTAATTTCTCTTCTATGGAATCTATAGCAATTCCTTCTTTTTGCATAAGCCTTCTATTCCCAATGTAAACGTCCTTGCCGTCAATTCTGGCATATACTCCATGCCCAGGTATCGCCTTAAAGTCCTGGGGGTCATCCAGGCTTATATTGTCGCTTTTTGCCTTATTTACTATTGCTTCCCCTAGGGGATGTTCTGAGTTCTTTTCAGCTATAGCTGCAAACCTCAATATATCGCTCTCATTATAATCATTTACTTTAATTACGTCAGTAACCTCCGGCTTGCCTTTTGTGATTGTACCTGTCTTATCCAGGACGATGGCGTTTATCCTATGAGCTCTCTCCAGGTGTTCTCCACCTTTTATGAGTATGCCGTTTTCCGCGCCTTTACCTGTACCCACCATTATTGATGTGGGTGTAGCAAGCCCCAGTGCGCATGGGCATGCAATGACAAGAACGGCTATAGCGCTTATTATACCCATGGATAGATTGCCAAACCCAAGATACCATACCAAAAATGTTATTGCCGCTATTCCTATCACCACAGGCACAAATATACCCGAGATCTGGTCTGCCAGACGCTGAATCGGCGCCTTAGAACCTTGAGCGTCTTCTACCAACTTTATTATCTGTGCCAGCGCTGTATCTTTTCCTACTTTTGTAGCCTCAAACTTGAAGGATCCTGTCTTGTTTATCGTCGCACCGATAACCTCATCACCAACTCTTTTTTCAACAGGTATGGATTCACCTGTGAGCATCGACTCGTCAACAGCTGAATAACCTTCTATGATTTTGCCATCTACCGGTATTTTTTCACCTGGCCTTACAACCACTATATCTCCTACCTGAACTTCTTCAACAGGTATGTCAACCTCTTTCCCGTCTTTTATTACCCTGGCAGTCTTGGCTTGAAGTCCCATGAGTTTTTTAATAGCCTCAGAGGTTCTGCCTTTTGCTACTGCCTCCAGGTATTTGCCCAGAAGGATCAGTGTTATTATGACAGCAGCTGCTTCAAAATAGAGCTGTCCACGAACACCGGCAAATACATTATATACGCTGTAAAAATAAGCTATTGTCGTACCCATGGCGATTAACACGTCCATATTTGCAGATCCACCTAATAGAGCGTGATAAGCGCCTCTATAAAATCTATAACCTATGATAAACTGGATTGGGGTAGCTATAACCAATTCTAAATATGGATTGCCCAGGAAAGTCATTATGCCAAATCCGGATTCTAAAATCATATTTAAAACCAGCGGTATTGATAGTATCGCCGATATTATAAAGAGAACTCTAAGATGTCTTATTTCTCTGTCTTTCTCTTGTTTATCTATATCAACACCTTCGGTCTTTTCAATGGCATCATAACCCACTTTCCTTACGACTTTTATAAGGTCATTTACACTTACTTGCTCTGCATTGTAATCTATAACCGCTGTTTCTGTGGCAAAGTTTACATTGGCATTTCTCACACCTGGTGTTTTACTTAATGCTTTTTGAATTCTCATGGCACAAGAAGCACATGTCATGCCTTTTAACTTTAAAGTTGTTCTGTCTTCTATAACATCATATCCAACATCTCTGATCTTTTTTACAAAGTCATCTACACCTACATCTTGCGGATTATACGTTATGGTGGCTTTTTCCGCAGCGAAATTTACATTAGCATCACTTACACCGGGCATCTTTTTTAGCGCCTTTTCTATCCTTGAGGCGCAGGATGCGCACGTCATACCTTTAAGCTTTAAACTTACTTTTGCTGCCTCCTTATCCACAACTTCCATATTGAAACCTCCTTATCTTTTATTTTGTAATCGGATTCCGTTTCTATGCGCCAGTAACATTAATCTTTTATTTATAGTAATTATATCGGTTTACTCGACTTTAAAATAAAAGTTGTAGAAAAGGGAAACTTAAAAGTAGCTTCCCTTTTCTAAATTAGCAACAGTGGCTGCCATGGCTCATATGGCCAGTATCTTCCTTTACATACTTTGCAGGATCTTTGTCAAACTCTGTCTTACAGTGGTTGGAACAGAAATAATATGTTTTTCCATTGTATTCTGATTTTGCCGGTGCTTTACCTTCATCTACTGTCATTCCGCAAACTGGATCTTTAACCATGTATATCACCTCTATTAATATACTATACCCTCGTTGGGTACACTTTTATATTACCACCTATTATTATTTTTGTCAATAATAAATTTTGGGGAGTTTTACCACAAACTTCGTCCCTTTTCCTTCTTCACTTTCCACCGCAATATCGCCCTTATGGGCTTTGACCAAAGTCTTAGCTATTGTCAGGCCTATCCCTGCACCTCCTGTTTTTCTGCTTCTAGACTTATCGCTTCTGTAAAACCTTTCAAATATATAAGGTAAGTCCTCTTTTGGAATACCTATACCGCTGTCCTGTATGCTTACATAGACATGCCCCATATCTTCCTCCAATTCTACTCTTATAAACCCTCCGGAATCGGTGTATTTGACGGCATTGGAAATGATATTGATTATTACTTGGCTGACCTTGTCTCTGTCGCCTTCAATAAATACATTATCCTTTATTTGGCGCTTTAGTTTTATCCCCTTGCTCATAATCTGATACTCAAAGCTATCTACAATTTCGTTTAAAAGCTCCGTCATGCTAAACTTTTCTATATTTAGTTTAATATCGTCATTTTCTATATCTGTTAAATGCCTCAGCTGCTCTACAAGCTTAATCAACCTCATTACTTCGTTTTTGCACACATCCAACCTTTCGGGGGTTGGCTCCCATACACCATCACTGATAGCCTCAATGTGGCTCTGCAATATTGTAAGAGGAGTCCTGAGCTCATGGGATATATCAGACGTCAGCCTCTTTCTAAGGGCTTCCTGCTCACTTAGAGATCTTGCCAGGTGATTTATGGAATTTGATAGCACCTGCAGTTCCTGTACCTTATTGTTTATATTTATTTTTGTGTTTAATTCACCTTTTCTGATACTATTTGCCGCATCTGCTATTTTTAAAATAGGCTCCGATATCACCTTAGACGACTGTATTCCCAGTATTATAGCTACCAGTATTGAAATAATAGCAGCATAGGCTATCGAAGAATTAATCCCTCTGGTAAACTCTATTGCTCTTTCAGTTACCAAGAAAGGACCTATATAGCCAATTTGAGCAGTACCGATTATTTTTCCATTAGATGTAAGTGTATATGATCTCGTAACATACTTGCCGTTTTCATGGTCCATCATATTATTGGGGTTCATGCCTCCCATGCTTCTACCCATTTCCTTCATCATATTCTTATGCATTTCAGCCATTTCTTGAACCATATAGTGTCTGAATACGATTTTGCCATTTACATCCTTTATAGTCACGTCAAATTCCATCATCAGCGGAGACAATCTTATGTTATTATAGGCCTCTTGTGTCCACCGATTATTTATTGAATAAGAGTTTTCAATTAGCTGAATTAATTCTTTAATCCTGCTTTCCTGTTCATCCATCATATAAATATTGAATTTGTTAAATAAAGTGATGTTGGTGATTAAACTCACCAGCACTATTGAAAAAATGGTACTGCCTGTTATCAACAATATTAACCTCGTTCTGAGTTTATACATCTTTAGCCTCCATAAATTTATAGCCTATACCATATACCGTAACGATGTATTTGTTTTTATCATCCTCAATTTTGCGCCTCAAATTTTTGATATGAGTGTCTATGGTCCTTTCAAACCCATCATAATCATAACCCTGCATTTTTACCACCAGTTCATCCCTGGTAAACACTTTTCCTATGTTCCTAGCTAATATAGACAACAGCTTGAATTCCATCGGCGTCAATTTCAGGTTGTGACCCTGTTTTTTGACTTCCATTTTATCAAAATCTATAGTTAAGTCGCCATTGTTAAACTCTATTATATCAGCTTTTATAGAGTTATGGTCAACCCTTCTCAATATGGCCCTCACATGGGCCATAACCTCTTTAGGGCTAAATGGTTTTACCATATAATCATCCGCACCGATATCAAGGCCGTTTATCCTGTTCTCCTCTTCCGCTTTTGCTGTGAGCATGAGTATAGGTACCTGGGACTTCAACCTTATCTTTTTACAAACTTCTTCACCGGAAACATCAGGCAGCATCAGATCCAAAATTATAAAATCTATAGTATTTTTATAAAATATATCCAGTGCCTCTTTACCGCTATATGCGGTATAAACATTATATCCTTCTTTCTCCAGATAAGCTTTCAGTACATTGATGATCTGTTCTTCATCATCAACTACCAGGATGTTTCTTTTATCTTCCATCTTATCATCACCACAATTTAATGCTATTATAGATATTACCCTGTCTATCCAATTTTATTTTAATATCTCCTATTGTTTATTACAAGAGATTGTGATGATCGTACGCATTAGGTGGTTTCCTTCGAATTATTTGTAAACATTTTACCTACAATCAATACATAAGCACTATAGGCGATAACCTGCATTAAAGACGGAGTGCTTTCGTATCCAATAAACGCGTGCAGTAACTTACCTAATAAACTTTCGTCTGGAATTAACCATTCCAGGCTCCATACCTTTTCAATTATCGGAGGTACTATGCCCAATTCTCCTAATGCGTGAATTGTATGAGATGTCAAACCTGCTGCAATGAATATTAAAAGCCATCCGGTTATCATAAAAAATTTCCTTAAATTCAATTTTACTGTTGTTTTGTATAATAATGCAGATATTATTGCAGCTATTAATAACCCCATAAATGAGCCTAATAATAAACCTTCACCTTTCAAGGCGGTTAAGAATAGCGCCGTTTCTATTCCTTCTCTTATCACTGTTACAAATGCCAACACCGCTATGCCCCATACCTGATTATTTGACAAAACCTCATCAATCTTTGCTTGAAGCTCACCTTTTATATTCTTGCTCTGCTTTTGCATCCATACAACCATATATGAAAGGAGGATAATGGCTACTGCTGCAACAACTATTTCAAACAATTCAGCGCCTTCGCCTTCAAAACTAAATTTTAAAGCCCGGAATATAAATGAAATAATAACACTAAAGACTATAGCACCAATAGCACCCAGCCATACATGTTTAAAGTACTTTTTTTGGTTGATTTTCGTAAGATATCCTAATAGTATGCCTATGACTAAAAATGCCTCCAGTCCTTCGCGGATTGTAATTAATATCCCTGCTAACATAAAAACCCTCCTTACAAATATGATTATGATAATCATTATCAATCTTATTTTACACTAAACATATAGATTTTGTCAACATTTTTTATTATCTTTGTTCGAAAAATCGTTGACAGAGTTTATATTACCATTTATAATTAACTTAGTTAAATCCTAAATTCCGATTTGATTACATGGATATAGGAACTTTAGGTTGCTATATAAAACGAGGAGGCAAAAATTTATGTTATTAGCTATTGCACTGCTTATTTCCCTGTTTTTTGCAATAAACATAGGCGCAAGTGGTACAGCCGCATCTATGGGAGCAGCTTATGGAGGAGGAGCTATAAAAACAAAGTGGATTGCACTAGTCTTAGTAGGTCTATCTATTATTCTGGGCGCTTTTACCGGGGGAGAAGAGGTCGTTAAAACCATTGGAGAAGGCATTATTCCTTCAAATTTATTTGATATTAAAATAACAATAATTATACTGGCATCAGCTTGCATTACACTGTTCATTGCAAATATTCTGGGAATCCCTTTATCCACGAGCGAAGTGACCGTCGGTTCGGTAATAGGTGTGGGAGTTGCATATCAGTCTTTATACATACAAAAAATTTTATTTATTATGAGCATCTGGCTGATATTACCTTTCGCAGCTTTCGGTATAGCTTATGCATTGGGAAAAATGATTCCATTTTTAGAAAGCAAGCTATATTCTTTTCAAAAACAGAACATCGTTCAAAAAGCGCTGGCTCTCCTATTGATTGTAGCCGGTTGCTATGAAGCATTTTCTGCTGGAATGAATAACGTTGCAAACGCTGTTGGCCCCTTAGTGGCTACGGGATTAATAAATACAAATAAAGCAATTATTCTTGGCGGCATATTCGTCGCCTCAGGAGCTGTTGCATTGGGTGGTAAAGTATTAGAGACCAATTCAAAAAAGATTACCAGGTTATCACTCCTGCAGGGATGTGTTGTTTCATTTACAAGTGGCACGTTGGTAATCATTGCTTCCATATTCGGATTACCTGTTCCTTTAACTCAGGCTACAACTATGGCCATATTCGGAATCGGGACATCCGATCGTGGTATAAACCTATGGAAGAGCGATATAGTTAAAAGGATCTTAATAATATGGATTGTTTCACCGGTATCTTCGATGGTAATTTCTTTTACGCTTGTTAATACAATGATTGAAGATAACATATATATTGTAATAATTATAATAGCCTCTTTTATTACATCATTAGGATACATAGGATTAAAAAATAATTACGAAAGATATAGGCAATTTTCAAATTTTTAATCGGGTATTGAATTATTGAATTTATTATCAACAATTTATCATAAAAATAATTCGGGAAATCCTCGTAAAGAGAATTTCCCGAATTTTAATCTTATACTTTTTTATTTATCTTTTTTAGACCTATAATAATCCATCAAAATTTCCGCGACCTCTTTCCTTGTAAATTCCTCAGGAGGCATGATCCCATTGGCCAGCATTTCTCTGACTTTTGTGCCGCTCAATACAATATGCTGATCATCTCCATGGGGACATGTCTTAAATGAAGCCATGCCATTGCATGCTTTACAATAAAAGCTATGCTCAAAGGGAAGTATGGTTATACCTATCTCTTCAGGCTCAAACTCATCAAAAATGCGCTGAGCGTCATAAGTTCCGTAATAATTTCCGACTCCTGCGTGGTCACGTCCTACTATGAAGTGAGTCGCTCCGTAATTTTTCCTTATTAGTGCATGAAATACAGCTTCTCTCGGCCCTGCATACCGCATGAAAGCCGGAAATGCAGACATAAATGTTCTGTCTTTCGGATAATATTTCTCTAAAAGCACTTTATAGCATTTAACCCTTATATCAGCAGGTATGTCATCATTCTTGGTTTGACCAACCAATGGATTTAAAAACAAACCATCGCAGATCTCCAGTGCCACTTTCTGTATATACTCATGGGCTCGGTGTATGGGATTTCTGGTCTGAAACGCAACTATTTTCTTCCAACCTTTTTCTTCAAAAATCCTTCGCGTTTCAACTGGGTCTATATACAGTTCTTTAAAATTATTGTGTTCAACGGGATTTAACAAAAATATATCTCCACCTATCAACACATCTCCTCTTTCAAACACTTGTTTAACACCTGGATGAGCTGGATCTGTGGTTTTAAATACTTTTTCGGCCTCATTATATTTATCGTATTTATATTTTTCTTCCACATACAATACACCTAAAATCCGTCCGCTTTTATCCGCCAAAGTAAGACCTTTATCAATTTCAATAGTCCGGGCTTCTTCTTCTGTAACTCCCAGCACTATCGGTATACTCCACACCGTGCCATCAGCCAGTCTCATATTCTCCACGACGTTCTCATAATCAGCCTTTTTCATAAAACCTGTCAAAGGACTATATCCTCCATTGGCGATAAGTTCCAGATCAGATATCTGAAAATCATTAAGTATAAGTTTTCTTAACCTCATTGCCTCTTCAAGCAGATTTTCCCTCTTGTTACCATCAACGAACCTGTTAACCAATCTACCTCCGTGGGGTTTTATAGACATATTACAC
This genomic interval carries:
- a CDS encoding YHS domain-containing protein → MVKDPVCGMTVDEGKAPAKSEYNGKTYYFCSNHCKTEFDKDPAKYVKEDTGHMSHGSHCC
- a CDS encoding response regulator transcription factor, whose amino-acid sequence is MEDKRNILVVDDEEQIINVLKAYLEKEGYNVYTAYSGKEALDIFYKNTIDFIILDLMLPDVSGEEVCKKIRLKSQVPILMLTAKAEEENRINGLDIGADDYMVKPFSPKEVMAHVRAILRRVDHNSIKADIIEFNNGDLTIDFDKMEVKKQGHNLKLTPMEFKLLSILARNIGKVFTRDELVVKMQGYDYDGFERTIDTHIKNLRRKIEDDKNKYIVTVYGIGYKFMEAKDV
- the sat gene encoding sulfate adenylyltransferase, with the protein product MSIKPHGGRLVNRFVDGNKRENLLEEAMRLRKLILNDFQISDLELIANGGYSPLTGFMKKADYENVVENMRLADGTVWSIPIVLGVTEEEARTIEIDKGLTLADKSGRILGVLYVEEKYKYDKYNEAEKVFKTTDPAHPGVKQVFERGDVLIGGDIFLLNPVEHNNFKELYIDPVETRRIFEEKGWKKIVAFQTRNPIHRAHEYIQKVALEICDGLFLNPLVGQTKNDDIPADIRVKCYKVLLEKYYPKDRTFMSAFPAFMRYAGPREAVFHALIRKNYGATHFIVGRDHAGVGNYYGTYDAQRIFDEFEPEEIGITILPFEHSFYCKACNGMASFKTCPHGDDQHIVLSGTKVREMLANGIMPPEEFTRKEVAEILMDYYRSKKDK
- a CDS encoding sensor histidine kinase; protein product: MYKLRTRLILLITGSTIFSIVLVSLITNITLFNKFNIYMMDEQESRIKELIQLIENSYSINNRWTQEAYNNIRLSPLMMEFDVTIKDVNGKIVFRHYMVQEMAEMHKNMMKEMGRSMGGMNPNNMMDHENGKYVTRSYTLTSNGKIIGTAQIGYIGPFLVTERAIEFTRGINSSIAYAAIISILVAIILGIQSSKVISEPILKIADAANSIRKGELNTKININNKVQELQVLSNSINHLARSLSEQEALRKRLTSDISHELRTPLTILQSHIEAISDGVWEPTPERLDVCKNEVMRLIKLVEQLRHLTDIENDDIKLNIEKFSMTELLNEIVDSFEYQIMSKGIKLKRQIKDNVFIEGDRDKVSQVIINIISNAVKYTDSGGFIRVELEEDMGHVYVSIQDSGIGIPKEDLPYIFERFYRSDKSRSRKTGGAGIGLTIAKTLVKAHKGDIAVESEEGKGTKFVVKLPKIYY
- a CDS encoding FTR1 family iron permease yields the protein MLAGILITIREGLEAFLVIGILLGYLTKINQKKYFKHVWLGAIGAIVFSVIISFIFRALKFSFEGEGAELFEIVVAAVAIILLSYMVVWMQKQSKNIKGELQAKIDEVLSNNQVWGIAVLAFVTVIREGIETALFLTALKGEGLLLGSFMGLLIAAIISALLYKTTVKLNLRKFFMITGWLLIFIAAGLTSHTIHALGELGIVPPIIEKVWSLEWLIPDESLLGKLLHAFIGYESTPSLMQVIAYSAYVLIVGKMFTNNSKETT
- a CDS encoding inorganic phosphate transporter, translated to MLLAIALLISLFFAINIGASGTAASMGAAYGGGAIKTKWIALVLVGLSIILGAFTGGEEVVKTIGEGIIPSNLFDIKITIIILASACITLFIANILGIPLSTSEVTVGSVIGVGVAYQSLYIQKILFIMSIWLILPFAAFGIAYALGKMIPFLESKLYSFQKQNIVQKALALLLIVAGCYEAFSAGMNNVANAVGPLVATGLINTNKAIILGGIFVASGAVALGGKVLETNSKKITRLSLLQGCVVSFTSGTLVIIASIFGLPVPLTQATTMAIFGIGTSDRGINLWKSDIVKRILIIWIVSPVSSMVISFTLVNTMIEDNIYIVIIIIASFITSLGYIGLKNNYERYRQFSNF